The following are from one region of the Takifugu rubripes chromosome 16, fTakRub1.2, whole genome shotgun sequence genome:
- the fndc1 gene encoding fibronectin type III domain-containing protein 1 isoform X1: MALAASRTFLVLFVTFCTPGCGWTAEKLVRTHNGKAVAADRGGRDSWERTIHLDGRPVDRYTIGSSKLARPHRLLKGAKGSSSPPVEEAVDPEWVNLDGFAVTGGAAASNSSTGPGRSRQTVFRNQSPVARAARVDRTTYPLRASNARTNRRTPLQSSGPRQAQGASTRTRLLETRRQHNTKPQSDQRNPNTHILTSESVHVVSLQALKTPGQNTLGKTAVTTKTTPESVDYEAQDISVRVMSPQSVLVSWVHPALEMGKVDPQVSRSYTVRYREKGESARWEYKESHQRRVLIDTLTADSMYEFSVRISEGTNEGKWSISVFQRTPESAPSGPPENFEVKPLRGKGTAVKATWDPPEEPNGRIKEYILSYAPAMKPFGLKTVTYRGSTTTATIEGLMPGDRYIFKIRATNRRGQGPQSKAISIAMPGSSSIASSFPKSKESHKTSHSPPKQDESDLQSTQEREEPSERRSHVAVPTNRRVRPLSQTRSYHSIFSSLRGSVRGDRGSSRGKAQDREYDDGEEEEGEEEEEEISTTQPPTEETTTEEVNLTTKQPENNVSPESEDEIEYDEDQWTTETPVFKIVTPSPTKKVSRARSPIKIRVHQKPGIKAASSSTSSSSSSKSLSSSFPSTSSSSSSSTPSKNSVSSASNTKESIASEKEYPASTSPESKKTYDKPSTTFTKPSMNGGNDANLQQRDATSVGKGSTGRTNGSGFSPRYSHGQRHSGISSRGNSTRVTNGYKPAIVSQANLPKTSLTSRGSTAQSTLPDRTQTHKTTQAISSSTTKRPSQSVTQSPEKSRSYNFDKTKSKGSTTSQTAGSTLNRLTTVKTSESSQSSSHNANNARTLHKVNEKDTFEEKNENSDYKTTDAELAKAVEPTSPSKPQPKENEKKVEKGRESSSRKPGLTPNRVSASFAERFPWIASRYPIRLSPGKGVSPSRPDGRTPTTRTSSSAGAGTPIVRGTTTRMSGATGAVGVSRIQETAEDPSDSLTHDSLKNGIGSESARPSLTNRNTVTSEPRIPSTSSSFSSTSLSTTTSKPITPRYSNGQRDSRERNHSETSNGSNNDHNKEYLKSTGNAEKTNKVSNPVSAVKNPSLTSAEPRKNSEERRTMVTPSRSSSGSTSGVTSTNVRPGVGANRRGHHPLLANRQFSGSRLPNRMQQGENPRQGSSSSQSSSSSIVPQPVHPVGNGNTLTKTGEYEGSNSQATMSSSGLSSSASSSSARDSFRGQGFRNRHPSLRGKLANGGQFRPGNGNGRNGRPNLTATNEKDSSNRGISKAAGQKSITGPDGMKWVVDLEQGVLMNQDGQILQDSQGKPKRVVLGEDGRAIFDLMGSPLVNQEGMALFGHGRDSRPVVNPKEKLLMVGGKPVLGLDLPHLRTTTTTTTAAPTTTTPEPPTPKWITEESTTPLLFPTCPPGTFSRTDEYGNPVLDPDGILDCYPEEESSGMETDPMVSATMVPDALVLMEDDLFAQTTQQPTTTMATTTTSTTTSTPTEIATTVPDSTSHNNSPSSAYDLSGRKRFTAAYVNYIRKDPGAPCSLTEALEYLQVDILEDLMKNDSLSANQVPPKHKPHNLTVVAMEGCHSFIILDWARPLKDDMVSGYMVYSASYDDVLNNRWSSRLSSGTHLPLENLKPNSRYYFKVQAKNVFGLGPISETLSYVTESDDPLLIERPPGGEPIWVPFKFKYNSAHSSCKGSQYVKRTWYRKFVGVVLCNSLRYKIFMGNGLREPFYSIGDTVGQGEDHCQFVDSYRDGRTGPAYLSHNLPSAHGFYRAYRQEPVTFGVIGRRTRHPFVGWYECGVPVPGKW, encoded by the exons GTCCAGGCAGATCCCGCCAAACTGTCTTCAGAAATCAGTCTCCTGTGGCGCGGGCCGCCAGGGTGGACAGGACAACTTACCCACTGCGGGCATCAAATGCGAGGACCAACAGGAGGACCCCTCTGCAGTCTTCTGGCCCCAGACAGGCTCAGGGTGCTTCTACTAGAACACGTCTGTTGGAGACACGACGCCAACACAACACCAAGCCGCAGTCCGACCAAAGAAACCCCAACACACATATACTAA CATCTGAGTCCGTTCATGTGGTGTCACTGCAGGCATTGAAAACCCCGGGTCAGAACACACTGGGGAAAACAGCAGTTACCACCAAAACAACTCCAG AGTCAGTGGATTATGAAGCCCAGGACATCAGTGTCAGGGTCATGTCTCCCCAGTCCGTACTCGTCTCCTGGGTTCACCCAGCTCTTGAAATGGGGAAGGTCGACCCACAGGTATCAAG ATCTTACACAGTTAGATACAGGGAAAAGGGAGAATCGGCACGCTGGGAGTACAAGGAGAGCCACCAGAGGAGGGTGCTGATTgacaccctgacagcagacAGCATGTATGAGTTCTCTGTCAGAATCTCTGAGGGAACAAATGAAGGGAAGTGGAGCATCTCGGTCTTCCAAAGGACCCCTGAGTCGG CACCATCTGGACCACCAGAGAACTTTGAGGTCAAACCGCTACGAGGAAAAGGAACCGCTGTAAAGGCAACATGGGATCCACCTGAAGAACCGAATGGAAGGATAAAAG AATACATCCTCTCCTATGCTCCTGCTATGAAGCCATTTGGACTGAAGACTGTGACCTACCGAGGCTCCACCACCACAGCTACCATAGAGGGTCTCATGCCAGGAGACCGCTACATCTTCAAAATTAGAGCCACAAACCGCAGGGGACAGGGACCACAGAGCAAAGCCATCAGTATCGCCATGCCGGGAT CCAGCAGCATTGCCTCGTCATTCCCAAAAAGCAAAGAGAGCCACAAGACGAGTCATAGTCCTCCTAAACAGGATGAATCTGACCTGCAGTCAACACAGGAGCGCGAGGAGCCGTCTGAGCGCCGTTCACACGTCGCAGTACCTACCAACAGGCGCGTTCGCCCGCTCTCCCAGACGCGTTCCTATCACAGCATCTTCTCCTCTTTAAGGGGTTCTgtcagaggggacagaggttcATCCAGAGGAAAAGCACAAGATCGGGAATATGatgatggagaagaggaggaaggagaagaagaagaagaagaaatatctACAACGCAACCTCCAACAGAAGAGACAACAACTGAAGAGGTGAATCTGACAACAAAACAACCAGAAAACAATGTTTCTCCAGAGTCTGAGGATGAGATTGAATATGATGAGGATCAGTGGACCACAGAGACCCCAGTTTTTAAGATCGTGACACCATCTCCTACAAAAAAGGTCAGCCGTGCCAGAAGTCCCATTAAGATAAGGGTCCATCAAAAACCTGGAATAAAGGCTGCCTCTTCTTCTAcgtcatcctcatcttcctccaaaTCTTTGtcatcttcttttccttctacttcctcttcatcctcatcatctacACCTTCTAAAAATTCAGTATCCAGCGCTTCAAATACTAAAGAATCAATAGCCAGCGAGAAAGAGTATCCTGCATCCACATCCCCAGAAAGTAAAAAGACATATGACAAGCCCAGTACAACATTTACAAAGCCATCCATGAATGGAGGAAATGATGCTAATTTGCAGCAGAGAGATGCTACATCTGTCGGAAAGGGTTCAACAGGGCGCACCAATGGTTCTGGGTTTAGTCCTAGATATAGTCATGGACAAAGACATTCTGGAATTTCATCCAGAGGGAATTCAACTCGAGTAACCAATGGTTATAAACCTGCCATCGTATCTCAAGCTAACTTACCAAAAACATCATTAACTTCTCGCGGCTCAACGGCACAGTCCACTTTACCAGATAGGACTCAAAcccacaaaacaacacaagctaTAAGTTCCTCAACAACCAAGCGCCCTTCTCAAAGTGTTACCCAAAGCCCAGAAAAATCCCGTTCCTACAATTTTGACAAAACAAAGTCCAAAGGCTCTACAACGTCACAGACAGCAGGGAGCACCTTAAACCGTCTGACCACAGTGAAAACTTCAGAGTCTTCACAGTCTAGTTCACACAATGCAAACAACGCCCGAACTTTACACAAAGTAAATGAAAAAGATACAtttgaagagaaaaatgaaaacagtgaTTACAAAACAACAGATGCAGAGTTAGCCAAAGCTGTAGAACCTACTTCACCTTCTAAGCCACAACccaaagaaaatgagaaaaaggtAGAAAAGGGACGGGAGAGCAGTAGTAGAAAACCAGGGCTTACTCCTAACAGAGTAAGTGCCTCGTTTGCGGAACGATTTCCATGGATAGCCAGTCGATACCCAATCAGGTTAAGTCCAGGAAAGGGGGTGTCACCTTCAAGACCAGATGGAAGGACTCCCACAACTAGGACATCATCCTCCGCTGGTGCTGGTACACCCATTGTGAGAGGAACTACCACCAGGATGTCAGGAGCCACAGGTGCCGTGGGAGTATCGAGAATACAGGAGACCGCTGAAGATCCGAGCGATTCCTTGACCCATGACTCACTTAAGAATGGAATAGGTTCTGAGTCGGCTAGGCCTTCATTAACTAATAGAAACACAGTCACCAGTGAGCCCAGAATCCCATCTACTTCATCTTCCTTTTCATCAACTTCTTTATCAACAACAACTTCAAAACCCATCACACCTCGCTACTCAAATGGCCAACGAGACTCACGTGAGCGGAACCACAGTGAAACTTCCAATGGGAGTAACAATGACCACAACAAGGAATATCTTAAAAGCACTGGAAATGCTGAAAAAACCAATAAAGTGTCAAACCCCGTATCAGCCGTGAAGAATCCTTCTTTAACTTCAGCTGAGCCTCGGAAAAATTCGGAAGAACGTCGGACTATGGTTACTCCTTCTAGATCAAGCTCTGGTTCAACATCTGGAGTCACCTCTACAAATGTACGCCCAGGTGTCGGAGCAAATCGGAGAGGACACCATCCTCTGCTGGCCAACAGACAATTTAGTGGATCCAGGCTTCCTAACAGAATGCAGCAAGGAGAGAACCCAAGGCAAGGTTCTTCCTCATCTcagtcctcttcttcctcaatTGTGCCCCAACCAGTTCATCCTGTCGGCAATGGCAATACTCTGACAAAGACAGGGGAATATGAGGGCAGCAATTCCCAGGCCACAATGTCATCTTCAGGATTGTCatcttcagcatcatcatcctcagctAGAGACAGTTTTAGGGGGCAAGGGTTCCGGAATCGTCACCCAAGCCTCAGAGGAAAACTAGCCAACGGAGGGCAGTTCAGACCTGGCAATGGCAATG GTAGAAATGGACGACCCAACCTGACAGCAACAAACGAGAAAGACTCCTCTAACCGTGGGATAAGCAAAGCTGCGGGTCAAAAGTCTATCACAGGACCAGATGGGATGAAATGG GTGGTGGACTTGGAGCAAGGGGTTCTGATGAACCAGGATGGACAAATTCTCCAGGACTCCCAGGGTAAACCAAAGAGAGTGGTGCTTGGAGAAGATGGACGCGCAATTTTTG ACCTCATGGGAAGTCCGCTGGTAAACCAGGAAGGTATGGCTCTTTTTGGCCATGGCCGGGATAGCCGCCCTGTGGTCAATcccaaggaaaaactcctcatGGTTGGTGGGAAACCGGTGCTTGGTTTGGACCTTCCGCATCTTAGAACCactactaccaccaccaccgcgGCTCCTACGACTACAACACCTGAACCCCCAACACCTAAATGGATTACAGAAGAGTCCACCACTCCACTCCTTTTCCCAACATGTCCACCTGGAACCTTCTCCAGAACAGATGAATATGGTAATCCAGTGCTAGATCCAGATGGCATCCTGGACTGCTATCCAGAGG AAGAGTCCTCAGGAATGGAAACGGATCCCATGGTTTCGGCGACCATGGTGCCTGATGCTTTAGTGCTAATGGAAG ATGATCTTTTTGCCCAGACCACACAACAGCCTACAACCACCATGGCTACCACCACAACATCCACCACCACCAGTACCCCTACAGAGATCGCCACTACCGTGCCGGACTCTACGTCCCACAACAACAGCCCTTCATCTGCATATGACCTCAGTGGCAGGAAGCGGTTTACAG CCGCTTATGTGAATTACATCCGGAAGGATCCCGGCGCTCCCTGCTCCTTGACGGAGGCTCTGGAGTACCTGCAGGTTGACATCCTGGAAGATCTGATGAAGAACGACAGCCTGTCAGCCAATCAGGTGCCTCCCAAACACAAACCTCACAACCTGACGGTGGTCGCCATGGAGGGCTGCCACTCGTTCATCATCCTGGACTGGGCCCGGCCACTGAAGGACGACATGGTGTCAG GTTACATGGTTTACAGTGCTTCATATGATGATGTCCTCAACAACCGGTGGTCTTCTAGACTCTCCAGTGGAACTCACCTGCCTTTAGAGAACCTCAAACCCAACTCTAG GTACTACTTCAAAGTGCAGGCCAAGAATGTCTTCGGCTTGGGACCGATCAGCGAGACTCTCAGCTATGTCACTGAATCTG ATGATCCTCTGCTCATTGAAAGACCACCTG GTGGAGAACCCATCTGGGTTCCCTTTAAATTCAAGTATAACTCAGCCCACAGCAGCTGTAAGGGCAGCCAGTATGTCAAGCGCACGTGGTACAGGAAGTTTGTCGGCGTGGTTTTGTGCAACTCCCTGCGATACAAGATCTTCATGGGGAACGGACTCAGAG agCCATTTTACAGTATAGGAGACACGGTTGGGCAGGGGGAGGACCACTGCCAGTTCGTGGACTCCTACAGGGACGGGAGGACGGGCCCCGCCTACCTCTCACACAATCTGCCCTCAGCGCACG GATTTTATCGGGCTTACAGACAGGAGCCAGTCACGTTTGGAGTTATCGGCAGACGCACGCGCCATCCATTCGTGGGCTGGTACGAATGTGGGGTACCCGTCCCAGGGAAATGGTAA
- the fndc1 gene encoding fibronectin type III domain-containing protein 1 isoform X4, with the protein MSPQSVLVSWVHPALEMGKVDPQVSRSYTVRYREKGESARWEYKESHQRRVLIDTLTADSMYEFSVRISEGTNEGKWSISVFQRTPESAPSGPPENFEVKPLRGKGTAVKATWDPPEEPNGRIKEYILSYAPAMKPFGLKTVTYRGSTTTATIEGLMPGDRYIFKIRATNRRGQGPQSKAISIAMPGSSSIASSFPKSKESHKTSHSPPKQDESDLQSTQEREEPSERRSHVAVPTNRRVRPLSQTRSYHSIFSSLRGSVRGDRGSSRGKAQDREYDDGEEEEGEEEEEEISTTQPPTEETTTEEVNLTTKQPENNVSPESEDEIEYDEDQWTTETPVFKIVTPSPTKKVSRARSPIKIRVHQKPGIKAASSSTSSSSSSKSLSSSFPSTSSSSSSSTPSKNSVSSASNTKESIASEKEYPASTSPESKKTYDKPSTTFTKPSMNGGNDANLQQRDATSVGKGSTGRTNGSGFSPRYSHGQRHSGISSRGNSTRVTNGYKPAIVSQANLPKTSLTSRGSTAQSTLPDRTQTHKTTQAISSSTTKRPSQSVTQSPEKSRSYNFDKTKSKGSTTSQTAGSTLNRLTTVKTSESSQSSSHNANNARTLHKVNEKDTFEEKNENSDYKTTDAELAKAVEPTSPSKPQPKENEKKVEKGRESSSRKPGLTPNRVSASFAERFPWIASRYPIRLSPGKGVSPSRPDGRTPTTRTSSSAGAGTPIVRGTTTRMSGATGAVGVSRIQETAEDPSDSLTHDSLKNGIGSESARPSLTNRNTVTSEPRIPSTSSSFSSTSLSTTTSKPITPRYSNGQRDSRERNHSETSNGSNNDHNKEYLKSTGNAEKTNKVSNPVSAVKNPSLTSAEPRKNSEERRTMVTPSRSSSGSTSGVTSTNVRPGVGANRRGHHPLLANRQFSGSRLPNRMQQGENPRQGSSSSQSSSSSIVPQPVHPVGNGNTLTKTGEYEGSNSQATMSSSGLSSSASSSSARDSFRGQGFRNRHPSLRGKLANGGQFRPGNGNGRNGRPNLTATNEKDSSNRGISKAAGQKSITGPDGMKWVVDLEQGVLMNQDGQILQDSQGKPKRVVLGEDGRAIFDLMGSPLVNQEGMALFGHGRDSRPVVNPKEKLLMVGGKPVLGLDLPHLRTTTTTTTAAPTTTTPEPPTPKWITEESTTPLLFPTCPPGTFSRTDEYGNPVLDPDGILDCYPEEESSGMETDPMVSATMVPDALVLMEDDLFAQTTQQPTTTMATTTTSTTTSTPTEIATTVPDSTSHNNSPSSAYDLSGRKRFTAAYVNYIRKDPGAPCSLTEALEYLQVDILEDLMKNDSLSANQVPPKHKPHNLTVVAMEGCHSFIILDWARPLKDDMVSGYMVYSASYDDVLNNRWSSRLSSGTHLPLENLKPNSRYYFKVQAKNVFGLGPISETLSYVTESDDPLLIERPPGGEPIWVPFKFKYNSAHSSCKGSQYVKRTWYRKFVGVVLCNSLRYKIFMGNGLREPFYSIGDTVGQGEDHCQFVDSYRDGRTGPAYLSHNLPSAHGFYRAYRQEPVTFGVIGRRTRHPFVGWYECGVPVPGKW; encoded by the exons ATGTCTCCCCAGTCCGTACTCGTCTCCTGGGTTCACCCAGCTCTTGAAATGGGGAAGGTCGACCCACAGGTATCAAG ATCTTACACAGTTAGATACAGGGAAAAGGGAGAATCGGCACGCTGGGAGTACAAGGAGAGCCACCAGAGGAGGGTGCTGATTgacaccctgacagcagacAGCATGTATGAGTTCTCTGTCAGAATCTCTGAGGGAACAAATGAAGGGAAGTGGAGCATCTCGGTCTTCCAAAGGACCCCTGAGTCGG CACCATCTGGACCACCAGAGAACTTTGAGGTCAAACCGCTACGAGGAAAAGGAACCGCTGTAAAGGCAACATGGGATCCACCTGAAGAACCGAATGGAAGGATAAAAG AATACATCCTCTCCTATGCTCCTGCTATGAAGCCATTTGGACTGAAGACTGTGACCTACCGAGGCTCCACCACCACAGCTACCATAGAGGGTCTCATGCCAGGAGACCGCTACATCTTCAAAATTAGAGCCACAAACCGCAGGGGACAGGGACCACAGAGCAAAGCCATCAGTATCGCCATGCCGGGAT CCAGCAGCATTGCCTCGTCATTCCCAAAAAGCAAAGAGAGCCACAAGACGAGTCATAGTCCTCCTAAACAGGATGAATCTGACCTGCAGTCAACACAGGAGCGCGAGGAGCCGTCTGAGCGCCGTTCACACGTCGCAGTACCTACCAACAGGCGCGTTCGCCCGCTCTCCCAGACGCGTTCCTATCACAGCATCTTCTCCTCTTTAAGGGGTTCTgtcagaggggacagaggttcATCCAGAGGAAAAGCACAAGATCGGGAATATGatgatggagaagaggaggaaggagaagaagaagaagaagaaatatctACAACGCAACCTCCAACAGAAGAGACAACAACTGAAGAGGTGAATCTGACAACAAAACAACCAGAAAACAATGTTTCTCCAGAGTCTGAGGATGAGATTGAATATGATGAGGATCAGTGGACCACAGAGACCCCAGTTTTTAAGATCGTGACACCATCTCCTACAAAAAAGGTCAGCCGTGCCAGAAGTCCCATTAAGATAAGGGTCCATCAAAAACCTGGAATAAAGGCTGCCTCTTCTTCTAcgtcatcctcatcttcctccaaaTCTTTGtcatcttcttttccttctacttcctcttcatcctcatcatctacACCTTCTAAAAATTCAGTATCCAGCGCTTCAAATACTAAAGAATCAATAGCCAGCGAGAAAGAGTATCCTGCATCCACATCCCCAGAAAGTAAAAAGACATATGACAAGCCCAGTACAACATTTACAAAGCCATCCATGAATGGAGGAAATGATGCTAATTTGCAGCAGAGAGATGCTACATCTGTCGGAAAGGGTTCAACAGGGCGCACCAATGGTTCTGGGTTTAGTCCTAGATATAGTCATGGACAAAGACATTCTGGAATTTCATCCAGAGGGAATTCAACTCGAGTAACCAATGGTTATAAACCTGCCATCGTATCTCAAGCTAACTTACCAAAAACATCATTAACTTCTCGCGGCTCAACGGCACAGTCCACTTTACCAGATAGGACTCAAAcccacaaaacaacacaagctaTAAGTTCCTCAACAACCAAGCGCCCTTCTCAAAGTGTTACCCAAAGCCCAGAAAAATCCCGTTCCTACAATTTTGACAAAACAAAGTCCAAAGGCTCTACAACGTCACAGACAGCAGGGAGCACCTTAAACCGTCTGACCACAGTGAAAACTTCAGAGTCTTCACAGTCTAGTTCACACAATGCAAACAACGCCCGAACTTTACACAAAGTAAATGAAAAAGATACAtttgaagagaaaaatgaaaacagtgaTTACAAAACAACAGATGCAGAGTTAGCCAAAGCTGTAGAACCTACTTCACCTTCTAAGCCACAACccaaagaaaatgagaaaaaggtAGAAAAGGGACGGGAGAGCAGTAGTAGAAAACCAGGGCTTACTCCTAACAGAGTAAGTGCCTCGTTTGCGGAACGATTTCCATGGATAGCCAGTCGATACCCAATCAGGTTAAGTCCAGGAAAGGGGGTGTCACCTTCAAGACCAGATGGAAGGACTCCCACAACTAGGACATCATCCTCCGCTGGTGCTGGTACACCCATTGTGAGAGGAACTACCACCAGGATGTCAGGAGCCACAGGTGCCGTGGGAGTATCGAGAATACAGGAGACCGCTGAAGATCCGAGCGATTCCTTGACCCATGACTCACTTAAGAATGGAATAGGTTCTGAGTCGGCTAGGCCTTCATTAACTAATAGAAACACAGTCACCAGTGAGCCCAGAATCCCATCTACTTCATCTTCCTTTTCATCAACTTCTTTATCAACAACAACTTCAAAACCCATCACACCTCGCTACTCAAATGGCCAACGAGACTCACGTGAGCGGAACCACAGTGAAACTTCCAATGGGAGTAACAATGACCACAACAAGGAATATCTTAAAAGCACTGGAAATGCTGAAAAAACCAATAAAGTGTCAAACCCCGTATCAGCCGTGAAGAATCCTTCTTTAACTTCAGCTGAGCCTCGGAAAAATTCGGAAGAACGTCGGACTATGGTTACTCCTTCTAGATCAAGCTCTGGTTCAACATCTGGAGTCACCTCTACAAATGTACGCCCAGGTGTCGGAGCAAATCGGAGAGGACACCATCCTCTGCTGGCCAACAGACAATTTAGTGGATCCAGGCTTCCTAACAGAATGCAGCAAGGAGAGAACCCAAGGCAAGGTTCTTCCTCATCTcagtcctcttcttcctcaatTGTGCCCCAACCAGTTCATCCTGTCGGCAATGGCAATACTCTGACAAAGACAGGGGAATATGAGGGCAGCAATTCCCAGGCCACAATGTCATCTTCAGGATTGTCatcttcagcatcatcatcctcagctAGAGACAGTTTTAGGGGGCAAGGGTTCCGGAATCGTCACCCAAGCCTCAGAGGAAAACTAGCCAACGGAGGGCAGTTCAGACCTGGCAATGGCAATG GTAGAAATGGACGACCCAACCTGACAGCAACAAACGAGAAAGACTCCTCTAACCGTGGGATAAGCAAAGCTGCGGGTCAAAAGTCTATCACAGGACCAGATGGGATGAAATGG GTGGTGGACTTGGAGCAAGGGGTTCTGATGAACCAGGATGGACAAATTCTCCAGGACTCCCAGGGTAAACCAAAGAGAGTGGTGCTTGGAGAAGATGGACGCGCAATTTTTG ACCTCATGGGAAGTCCGCTGGTAAACCAGGAAGGTATGGCTCTTTTTGGCCATGGCCGGGATAGCCGCCCTGTGGTCAATcccaaggaaaaactcctcatGGTTGGTGGGAAACCGGTGCTTGGTTTGGACCTTCCGCATCTTAGAACCactactaccaccaccaccgcgGCTCCTACGACTACAACACCTGAACCCCCAACACCTAAATGGATTACAGAAGAGTCCACCACTCCACTCCTTTTCCCAACATGTCCACCTGGAACCTTCTCCAGAACAGATGAATATGGTAATCCAGTGCTAGATCCAGATGGCATCCTGGACTGCTATCCAGAGG AAGAGTCCTCAGGAATGGAAACGGATCCCATGGTTTCGGCGACCATGGTGCCTGATGCTTTAGTGCTAATGGAAG ATGATCTTTTTGCCCAGACCACACAACAGCCTACAACCACCATGGCTACCACCACAACATCCACCACCACCAGTACCCCTACAGAGATCGCCACTACCGTGCCGGACTCTACGTCCCACAACAACAGCCCTTCATCTGCATATGACCTCAGTGGCAGGAAGCGGTTTACAG CCGCTTATGTGAATTACATCCGGAAGGATCCCGGCGCTCCCTGCTCCTTGACGGAGGCTCTGGAGTACCTGCAGGTTGACATCCTGGAAGATCTGATGAAGAACGACAGCCTGTCAGCCAATCAGGTGCCTCCCAAACACAAACCTCACAACCTGACGGTGGTCGCCATGGAGGGCTGCCACTCGTTCATCATCCTGGACTGGGCCCGGCCACTGAAGGACGACATGGTGTCAG GTTACATGGTTTACAGTGCTTCATATGATGATGTCCTCAACAACCGGTGGTCTTCTAGACTCTCCAGTGGAACTCACCTGCCTTTAGAGAACCTCAAACCCAACTCTAG GTACTACTTCAAAGTGCAGGCCAAGAATGTCTTCGGCTTGGGACCGATCAGCGAGACTCTCAGCTATGTCACTGAATCTG ATGATCCTCTGCTCATTGAAAGACCACCTG GTGGAGAACCCATCTGGGTTCCCTTTAAATTCAAGTATAACTCAGCCCACAGCAGCTGTAAGGGCAGCCAGTATGTCAAGCGCACGTGGTACAGGAAGTTTGTCGGCGTGGTTTTGTGCAACTCCCTGCGATACAAGATCTTCATGGGGAACGGACTCAGAG agCCATTTTACAGTATAGGAGACACGGTTGGGCAGGGGGAGGACCACTGCCAGTTCGTGGACTCCTACAGGGACGGGAGGACGGGCCCCGCCTACCTCTCACACAATCTGCCCTCAGCGCACG GATTTTATCGGGCTTACAGACAGGAGCCAGTCACGTTTGGAGTTATCGGCAGACGCACGCGCCATCCATTCGTGGGCTGGTACGAATGTGGGGTACCCGTCCCAGGGAAATGGTAA